The Carassius auratus strain Wakin unplaced genomic scaffold, ASM336829v1 scaf_tig00214021, whole genome shotgun sequence genome contains a region encoding:
- the LOC113090781 gene encoding GON-4-like protein isoform X1, whose protein sequence is MDQSRKRRSNNRNPGLSECKVSRSREPGEDTDSTASHKHFSAIRSSSPQPESSCREQHAACLQKPEDDAEKTLIITCNEEQSGSRTPGRRKGLRRKRDTVSEEEAQQKETEDEIQPELEIDRELDRELETKSRQHNLTSANVRSIIHEVITNEHVVAMMKAAISETEPILVFEPKMTRSKLKEVVEKGFVIPSWNISPIKTPTEVKRGQQFVDIPLEEEDSSDEEYRPDEEEEDETAEETLLESDFENSSSSPRGSRVNLHGLNSEREEDAPSSSRLSFCRSRHLTVAVTPMGPPPAPAAPSRAPPECSFLEKLHAVEEELAIGPESYQSLSSANGEESLISFRTRSKRPLRDVPLGRLEAELHAPDITPDMYELGSAPEDREWSQWLQGLMTSDMENEEEGDDEDDPEYNFLAEIDEPDVEDYRNDKAVRITKKEVSDLMEELFDTLQDELGSQEAEGHEEEEEKEEEESPLQEPPGIMENIQYQDPLADVLEQRYRTVREQLAAVRKRKALLESKGVSVAPPCPQHPSSPITSLTLSTAQKLQLQQQIQQHVQLLTQMNMLCSSVKGLETEASTSRQFLLELQMFAQRGEKSCDPVEHGFTSIFKACNLQGAISLLEELDQSPKADPAISSPRFPGCQFPAPLAWLMATRPVFLYPELLPTVQLRPSRFKGQFTPAEDCLVVLGHKHLRSTLHPLQMTCRYLLAARSFISLKSHIRDACHKPFPNVIKTYFVTGKCPPMPLACKRVVPLDQRPPVEREKSLMPDWLSKNLKRIYELVIMFNRGSGSLQTSSSTEEASESAGLGAHYSFSPGMRYPPSLPEDLAQTLESSSMSSCKNKKDKTVKSTKPLKPPPSAEEIEVVLSQLPTLLPKTSTVPTPSHSETFHLVPVLRPEPNSCMFGNGATNAPLKRAIIVCNVSNVPPMGRNPGGDVVTLAPAPVAPELSSSRTVPVKNAVETPMGVSGSPPRAQVCASQGDVIITLPAALAPELNPCSSGHITVNQTAQIVTSNALITLQPPTVPDSLNCPTTIIKTSTANAPSAKDSQRCGTLLKVSRDSAGPAQIHQTPLNRFLLLPPGYVFASSSLGQDQTLKGSSALKSTEMKLKKPQRTPDILYSTDGPQGGPAQITSVHEAAFECLDETAAAEEELNSDDGGSIENEVEEWGEKDPRELFLTLSESSGSPTPSIEGEDTDMEMVLGRREKLEEQKSKERQGSNRLKGEEKETTGDVSDVLSVPELQKTIEKFSHLTTKMRCEREGSSDDGESDYQAAGSVEIPLVLSDDDPYRDAKDIAFAQAYLEKVYEVLQTMPGKVHEFLSVLSEFEKDPESRTSLELLKRLKPVLSDWPELLRDFAAFLHPDQARECGLLAEQQAFERSRQFLRQLECTFGEQSDLYRKVVHILQGGLSQDLSDFRETKAQITLLFREHADLLEEFWEFFKQLYPQVQDEDCADNVETSEGLEESHACQPIRTVLPDQTVEPVKTANTHERKRDEQMAETKKKKADKNSVAAESKQEAAESSSVDRQLSSFNATGSSVCAKNISRTPNGKKVVLWTREADRVILTTCQQRGAKPDTFHAIAAQLGNKTANEVLERFQDLIKLFHKSSISHPTSPSDPEIQSSTIEDEPD, encoded by the exons GAAGTGATTACCAATGAGCATGTTGTGGCTATGATGAAAGCTGCAATCAGTGAAACTGAACCCATTCTTGTGTTC gaaCCCAAGATGACCCGCTCTAAGCTGAAGGAGGTTGTAGAGAAAGgattt GTCATTCCCTCTTGGAACATTTCACCCATTAAGACACCCACAGAGGTGAAG AGGGGTCAACAGTTTGTGGATATTCCTTTAGAAGAGGAAGACTCCTCTGACGAAGAGTATCGGcctgatgaggaagaggaggatgagacaGCTGAGGAG ACTCTTCTGGAAAGTGACTTTGAGAACTCCTCATCTTCTCCACGGGGCAGTCGAGTGAACCTCCACGGATTAAACTCTGAACGTGAGGAGGACGCACCCAGCAGCTCCAGACTG AGCTTTTGCAGATCCAGGCACCTGACAGTGGCTGTCACCCCAATGGGACCCCCACCAGCTCCAGCGGCCCCCTCCAGGGCCCCACCAGAGTGCAGCTTCTTAGAGAAACTCCATGCGGTGGAAGAGGAGCTGGCCATCGGCCCGGAGTCATATCAG AGTCTCAGTAGTGCTAATGGAGAGGAGAGTCTGATTTCATTTCGCACACGATCCAAGCGCCCACTGAGAGACGTCCCTCTGGGGCGCCTGGAGGCGGAGCTACATGCTCCTGACATCACTCCAGACATGTATGAGTTAGGCTCCGCCCCTGAGGACAGAGAATGGTCGCAGTGGCTGCAGGGCCTCATGACTTCAGATATGGAGAATGAAG AGGagggtgatgatgaagatgaccCGGAGTACAATTTTCTGGCTGAAATTGATGAGCCTGATGTGGAGGACTATAGGAACGACAAGGCAGTGCGCATCACCA AAAAGGAAGTCAGTGACTTGATGGAGGAACTATTTGACACA CTTCAGGATGAATTAGGGAGTCAGGAAGCAGAAGGAcatgaggaagaagaggaaaaagaggaagaggagagtcCCCTGCAGGAGCCGCCTGGCATTATGGAGAATATTCA GTACCAGGATCCATTAGCAGATGTCTTGGAGCAGCGATACCGTACGGTGCGGGAGCAACTGGCGGCTGTGAGGAAACGGAAGGCTCTTCTGGAGAGTAAAGGAGTGTCTGTAGCTCCCCCCTGTCCTCAACACCCCTCCAGTCCCATAACATCCTTGACCCTGAGCACGGCTCAGAAGCTACAGCTCCAGCAGCAGATCCAGCAG CACGTGCAGCTCCTCACGCAGATGAACATGTTGTGCAGTTCAGTTAAAGGTCTGGAGACAGAGGCTTCAACAAGCAGACAGTTCTTG TTGGAGCTGCAGATGTTTGCCCAGCGTGGAGAAAAATCCTGCGATCCAGTAGAGCATGGCTTCACCAGCATCTTCAAAGCCTGCAACCTTCAGGGTGCCATTTCTCTTCTGGAGGAGCTAGATCAGTCACCCAAAGCGGACCCTGCGATTTCAAGTCCACGTTTCCCTG GATGTCAGTTTCCTGCTCCTTTGGCCTGGCTCATGGCGACGCGACCGGTGTTTCTCTACCCAGAGCTACTTCCTACAGTCCAGCTGCGTCCTTCTAGATTCAAAGGACAGTTTACTCCAGCAGAAGATTG TCTTGTTGTTCTAGGTCATAAGCACTTAAGAAGTACCTTACACCCGCTGCAGATGACTTGTCGCTATCTGCTTGCTGCTAGGAGCTTTATAAGTTTAAAATCACACATCCGTGATGCATGTCATAAGCCCTTTCCCAATGTCATCAAg aCCTACTTTGTGACGGGAAAATGCCCTCCAATGCCCTTGGCCTGTAAGAGGGTCGTTCCTTTGGACCAGCGCCCCCCGGTGGAGAGAGAAAAGAGCCTCATGCCTGATTGGCTTTCG AAAAACCTGAAGCGCATTTATGAGCTTGTAATAATGTTTAACCGAGGATCTGGAAGCCTCCAGACTAGCAGCTCGACAGAAGAAGCCAGCGAGTCTGCAGGTCTAGGAGCACACTACAGCTTCTCTCCAGGCATGCGTTACCCTCCCAGCCTTCCTGAGGACCTTGCTCAGACTCTTGAATCTTCATCTATGAGCtcctgcaaaaacaaaaaagacaagaCTGTTAAATCCACCAAGCCTTTAAAACCTCCCCCGTCAGCCGAGGAAATAGAAGTGGTTCTCAGCCAGCTACCAACCCTTTTACCAAAAACTAGCACTGTTCCAACTCCGTCACATTCAGAAACTTTTCATCTCGTACCAGTTCTGAGGCCAGAACCGAATTCATGCATGTTTGGGAACGGAGCTACGAATGCTCCTCTAAAGAGAGCGATCATAGTATGTAACGTTTCAAACGTGCCTCCGATGGGACGAAACCCAGGTGGAGATGTTGTCACTTTAGCGCCTGCTCCAGTTGCACCTGAACTGAGCTCTTCAAGGACTGTTCCTGTGAAAAATGCTGTGGAAACACCAATGGGTGTTTCTGGTTCTCCACCGAGAGCTCAAGTTTGTGCATCCCAGGGGGACGTGATCATCACGTTACCTGCTGCTTTGGCACCAGAGCTGAATCCCTGTTCTTCAGGGCATATAACTGTGAATCAAACTGCACAAATAGTCACCTCTAATGCTCTAATTACTCTTCAACCACCTACGGTTCCCGACAGCTTAAATTGTCCCACCACCATCATAAAGACATCCACAGCCAACGCCCCATCAGCTAAAGATAGTCAGCGCTGTGGCACTCTGCTTAAAGTATCAAGGGATTCTGCTGGTCCAGCTCAAATACATCAAACACCTCTAAATCGGTTTCTTCTCCTTCCTCCAGGATATGTGTTTGCAAGCAGCAGCCTTGGACAAGATCAAACCTTGAAAGGTTCATCAGCTCTGAAGAGCACAGAGATGAAACTCAAGAAGCCACAGAGAACTCCAGACATTCTCTACAGCACTGATGGGCCACAAGGAGGTCCAGCACAGATCACATCCGTTCATGAGGCTGCTTTTGAGTGCTTAGATGAAACCGCTGCAGCAGAGGAAGAGCTGAATAGTGATGATGGAGGATCGATTGAGAATGAGGTGGAAGAGTGGGGTGAGAAAGACCCCAGAGAGCTGTTTCTCACACTTTCTGAATCCTCCGGGAGCCCGACGCCCAGCATTGAGGGAGAAGACACTGACATGGAGATGGTTTTGGGCAGGAGAGAGAAACTAGAGGAGCAGAAATCAAAAGAAAGGCAAGGCAGCAATAGGCTGAAAGGGGAGGAGAAGGAAACGACTGGAGATGTTTCAGACGTCCTGTCTGTGCCAGAACTACAG AAAACCATTGAGAAATTCTCACATCTGACCACAAAGATGAGATGTGAAAGAGAAGGAAGTTCAGATGATGGAGAGTCAGACTATCAAGCTGCAG GATCTGTGGAGATTCCTTTGGTCCTTTCTGATGACGATCCTTACAGAGACGCTAAAGATATCGCCTTTGCCCAGGCTTACCTGGAGAAG gTCTATGAGGTGCTGCAGACGATGCCTGGGAAAGTGCACGAGTTCTTGAGCGTTCTCTCCGAGTTTGAGAAAGACCCAGAAAGTCGCACCTCACTGGAGCTGCTGAAGAGACTCAAGCCTGTGCTGAGCGACTGGCCTGAGCTGCTTCGAGATTTTGCTGCCTTCCTGCATCCGGATCAAGCCAGAGAGTGTGGCCTG CTGGCGGAGCAGCAGGCGTTCGAGCGCAGCAGACAGTTTCTACGCCAGCTGGAGTGTACTTTTGGAGAGCAGTCAGATCTCTACAGAAAAGTGGTGCACATTCTACAAGGAGGTCTTTCACAGGATCTTTCTGACTTCAGAGAG ACAAAAGCTCAAATTACATTGCTGTTCCGTGAACACGCCGATCTGCTGGAGGAATTCTGGGAATTTTTTAAGCAGCTATACCCACAAGTGCAAGATGAGGATTGTGCAGACAATGTGGAAACCAGTGAGGGCTTGGAAGAAAGCCATGcatgtcaaccaatcagaacggTCTTACCAGATCAAACAGTGGAGCCTGTCAAAACAGCCAATACACACGAAAGAAAAAGAGACGAACAG ATGGcagaaacaaaaaagaagaagGCAGACAAAAACAGTGTGGCAGCAGAGTCAAAACAGGAGGCAGCTGAATCGTCTTCAGTGGACAGACAGCTGTCTTCATTTAATGCCACAGGAAGCTCAGTCTGTGCCAAGAATATCTCTCGCACACCAAATGGGAAAAAAGTAGTCCTCTGGACCAG GGAGGCAGACCGTGTAATACTGACCACCTGTCAGCAGAGAGGAGCCAAGCCGGACACGTTTCATGCCATTGCAGCCCAGCTTGGGAACAAAACAGCCAACGAG GTTTTGGAGCGCTTTCAAGACCTCATTAAGTTGTTCCACAAATCCAGCATTTCACATCCCACAAGCCCATCGGACCCAGAGATCCAGTCCAGCACGATAGAAGATGAACCAGACTGA
- the LOC113090781 gene encoding GON-4-like protein isoform X2, producing the protein MDQSRKRRSNNRNPGLSECKVSRSREPGEDTDSTASHKHFSAIRSSSPQPESSCREQHAACLQKPEDDAEKTLIITCNEEQSGSRTPGRRKGLRRKRDTVSEEEAQQKETEDEIQPELEIDRELDRELETKSRQHNLTSANVRSIIHEVITNEHVVAMMKAAISETEPILVFEPKMTRSKLKEVVEKGFVIPSWNISPIKTPTERGQQFVDIPLEEEDSSDEEYRPDEEEEDETAEETLLESDFENSSSSPRGSRVNLHGLNSEREEDAPSSSRLSFCRSRHLTVAVTPMGPPPAPAAPSRAPPECSFLEKLHAVEEELAIGPESYQSLSSANGEESLISFRTRSKRPLRDVPLGRLEAELHAPDITPDMYELGSAPEDREWSQWLQGLMTSDMENEEEGDDEDDPEYNFLAEIDEPDVEDYRNDKAVRITKKEVSDLMEELFDTLQDELGSQEAEGHEEEEEKEEEESPLQEPPGIMENIQYQDPLADVLEQRYRTVREQLAAVRKRKALLESKGVSVAPPCPQHPSSPITSLTLSTAQKLQLQQQIQQHVQLLTQMNMLCSSVKGLETEASTSRQFLLELQMFAQRGEKSCDPVEHGFTSIFKACNLQGAISLLEELDQSPKADPAISSPRFPGCQFPAPLAWLMATRPVFLYPELLPTVQLRPSRFKGQFTPAEDCLVVLGHKHLRSTLHPLQMTCRYLLAARSFISLKSHIRDACHKPFPNVIKTYFVTGKCPPMPLACKRVVPLDQRPPVEREKSLMPDWLSKNLKRIYELVIMFNRGSGSLQTSSSTEEASESAGLGAHYSFSPGMRYPPSLPEDLAQTLESSSMSSCKNKKDKTVKSTKPLKPPPSAEEIEVVLSQLPTLLPKTSTVPTPSHSETFHLVPVLRPEPNSCMFGNGATNAPLKRAIIVCNVSNVPPMGRNPGGDVVTLAPAPVAPELSSSRTVPVKNAVETPMGVSGSPPRAQVCASQGDVIITLPAALAPELNPCSSGHITVNQTAQIVTSNALITLQPPTVPDSLNCPTTIIKTSTANAPSAKDSQRCGTLLKVSRDSAGPAQIHQTPLNRFLLLPPGYVFASSSLGQDQTLKGSSALKSTEMKLKKPQRTPDILYSTDGPQGGPAQITSVHEAAFECLDETAAAEEELNSDDGGSIENEVEEWGEKDPRELFLTLSESSGSPTPSIEGEDTDMEMVLGRREKLEEQKSKERQGSNRLKGEEKETTGDVSDVLSVPELQKTIEKFSHLTTKMRCEREGSSDDGESDYQAAGSVEIPLVLSDDDPYRDAKDIAFAQAYLEKVYEVLQTMPGKVHEFLSVLSEFEKDPESRTSLELLKRLKPVLSDWPELLRDFAAFLHPDQARECGLLAEQQAFERSRQFLRQLECTFGEQSDLYRKVVHILQGGLSQDLSDFRETKAQITLLFREHADLLEEFWEFFKQLYPQVQDEDCADNVETSEGLEESHACQPIRTVLPDQTVEPVKTANTHERKRDEQMAETKKKKADKNSVAAESKQEAAESSSVDRQLSSFNATGSSVCAKNISRTPNGKKVVLWTREADRVILTTCQQRGAKPDTFHAIAAQLGNKTANEVLERFQDLIKLFHKSSISHPTSPSDPEIQSSTIEDEPD; encoded by the exons GAAGTGATTACCAATGAGCATGTTGTGGCTATGATGAAAGCTGCAATCAGTGAAACTGAACCCATTCTTGTGTTC gaaCCCAAGATGACCCGCTCTAAGCTGAAGGAGGTTGTAGAGAAAGgattt GTCATTCCCTCTTGGAACATTTCACCCATTAAGACACCCACAGAG AGGGGTCAACAGTTTGTGGATATTCCTTTAGAAGAGGAAGACTCCTCTGACGAAGAGTATCGGcctgatgaggaagaggaggatgagacaGCTGAGGAG ACTCTTCTGGAAAGTGACTTTGAGAACTCCTCATCTTCTCCACGGGGCAGTCGAGTGAACCTCCACGGATTAAACTCTGAACGTGAGGAGGACGCACCCAGCAGCTCCAGACTG AGCTTTTGCAGATCCAGGCACCTGACAGTGGCTGTCACCCCAATGGGACCCCCACCAGCTCCAGCGGCCCCCTCCAGGGCCCCACCAGAGTGCAGCTTCTTAGAGAAACTCCATGCGGTGGAAGAGGAGCTGGCCATCGGCCCGGAGTCATATCAG AGTCTCAGTAGTGCTAATGGAGAGGAGAGTCTGATTTCATTTCGCACACGATCCAAGCGCCCACTGAGAGACGTCCCTCTGGGGCGCCTGGAGGCGGAGCTACATGCTCCTGACATCACTCCAGACATGTATGAGTTAGGCTCCGCCCCTGAGGACAGAGAATGGTCGCAGTGGCTGCAGGGCCTCATGACTTCAGATATGGAGAATGAAG AGGagggtgatgatgaagatgaccCGGAGTACAATTTTCTGGCTGAAATTGATGAGCCTGATGTGGAGGACTATAGGAACGACAAGGCAGTGCGCATCACCA AAAAGGAAGTCAGTGACTTGATGGAGGAACTATTTGACACA CTTCAGGATGAATTAGGGAGTCAGGAAGCAGAAGGAcatgaggaagaagaggaaaaagaggaagaggagagtcCCCTGCAGGAGCCGCCTGGCATTATGGAGAATATTCA GTACCAGGATCCATTAGCAGATGTCTTGGAGCAGCGATACCGTACGGTGCGGGAGCAACTGGCGGCTGTGAGGAAACGGAAGGCTCTTCTGGAGAGTAAAGGAGTGTCTGTAGCTCCCCCCTGTCCTCAACACCCCTCCAGTCCCATAACATCCTTGACCCTGAGCACGGCTCAGAAGCTACAGCTCCAGCAGCAGATCCAGCAG CACGTGCAGCTCCTCACGCAGATGAACATGTTGTGCAGTTCAGTTAAAGGTCTGGAGACAGAGGCTTCAACAAGCAGACAGTTCTTG TTGGAGCTGCAGATGTTTGCCCAGCGTGGAGAAAAATCCTGCGATCCAGTAGAGCATGGCTTCACCAGCATCTTCAAAGCCTGCAACCTTCAGGGTGCCATTTCTCTTCTGGAGGAGCTAGATCAGTCACCCAAAGCGGACCCTGCGATTTCAAGTCCACGTTTCCCTG GATGTCAGTTTCCTGCTCCTTTGGCCTGGCTCATGGCGACGCGACCGGTGTTTCTCTACCCAGAGCTACTTCCTACAGTCCAGCTGCGTCCTTCTAGATTCAAAGGACAGTTTACTCCAGCAGAAGATTG TCTTGTTGTTCTAGGTCATAAGCACTTAAGAAGTACCTTACACCCGCTGCAGATGACTTGTCGCTATCTGCTTGCTGCTAGGAGCTTTATAAGTTTAAAATCACACATCCGTGATGCATGTCATAAGCCCTTTCCCAATGTCATCAAg aCCTACTTTGTGACGGGAAAATGCCCTCCAATGCCCTTGGCCTGTAAGAGGGTCGTTCCTTTGGACCAGCGCCCCCCGGTGGAGAGAGAAAAGAGCCTCATGCCTGATTGGCTTTCG AAAAACCTGAAGCGCATTTATGAGCTTGTAATAATGTTTAACCGAGGATCTGGAAGCCTCCAGACTAGCAGCTCGACAGAAGAAGCCAGCGAGTCTGCAGGTCTAGGAGCACACTACAGCTTCTCTCCAGGCATGCGTTACCCTCCCAGCCTTCCTGAGGACCTTGCTCAGACTCTTGAATCTTCATCTATGAGCtcctgcaaaaacaaaaaagacaagaCTGTTAAATCCACCAAGCCTTTAAAACCTCCCCCGTCAGCCGAGGAAATAGAAGTGGTTCTCAGCCAGCTACCAACCCTTTTACCAAAAACTAGCACTGTTCCAACTCCGTCACATTCAGAAACTTTTCATCTCGTACCAGTTCTGAGGCCAGAACCGAATTCATGCATGTTTGGGAACGGAGCTACGAATGCTCCTCTAAAGAGAGCGATCATAGTATGTAACGTTTCAAACGTGCCTCCGATGGGACGAAACCCAGGTGGAGATGTTGTCACTTTAGCGCCTGCTCCAGTTGCACCTGAACTGAGCTCTTCAAGGACTGTTCCTGTGAAAAATGCTGTGGAAACACCAATGGGTGTTTCTGGTTCTCCACCGAGAGCTCAAGTTTGTGCATCCCAGGGGGACGTGATCATCACGTTACCTGCTGCTTTGGCACCAGAGCTGAATCCCTGTTCTTCAGGGCATATAACTGTGAATCAAACTGCACAAATAGTCACCTCTAATGCTCTAATTACTCTTCAACCACCTACGGTTCCCGACAGCTTAAATTGTCCCACCACCATCATAAAGACATCCACAGCCAACGCCCCATCAGCTAAAGATAGTCAGCGCTGTGGCACTCTGCTTAAAGTATCAAGGGATTCTGCTGGTCCAGCTCAAATACATCAAACACCTCTAAATCGGTTTCTTCTCCTTCCTCCAGGATATGTGTTTGCAAGCAGCAGCCTTGGACAAGATCAAACCTTGAAAGGTTCATCAGCTCTGAAGAGCACAGAGATGAAACTCAAGAAGCCACAGAGAACTCCAGACATTCTCTACAGCACTGATGGGCCACAAGGAGGTCCAGCACAGATCACATCCGTTCATGAGGCTGCTTTTGAGTGCTTAGATGAAACCGCTGCAGCAGAGGAAGAGCTGAATAGTGATGATGGAGGATCGATTGAGAATGAGGTGGAAGAGTGGGGTGAGAAAGACCCCAGAGAGCTGTTTCTCACACTTTCTGAATCCTCCGGGAGCCCGACGCCCAGCATTGAGGGAGAAGACACTGACATGGAGATGGTTTTGGGCAGGAGAGAGAAACTAGAGGAGCAGAAATCAAAAGAAAGGCAAGGCAGCAATAGGCTGAAAGGGGAGGAGAAGGAAACGACTGGAGATGTTTCAGACGTCCTGTCTGTGCCAGAACTACAG AAAACCATTGAGAAATTCTCACATCTGACCACAAAGATGAGATGTGAAAGAGAAGGAAGTTCAGATGATGGAGAGTCAGACTATCAAGCTGCAG GATCTGTGGAGATTCCTTTGGTCCTTTCTGATGACGATCCTTACAGAGACGCTAAAGATATCGCCTTTGCCCAGGCTTACCTGGAGAAG gTCTATGAGGTGCTGCAGACGATGCCTGGGAAAGTGCACGAGTTCTTGAGCGTTCTCTCCGAGTTTGAGAAAGACCCAGAAAGTCGCACCTCACTGGAGCTGCTGAAGAGACTCAAGCCTGTGCTGAGCGACTGGCCTGAGCTGCTTCGAGATTTTGCTGCCTTCCTGCATCCGGATCAAGCCAGAGAGTGTGGCCTG CTGGCGGAGCAGCAGGCGTTCGAGCGCAGCAGACAGTTTCTACGCCAGCTGGAGTGTACTTTTGGAGAGCAGTCAGATCTCTACAGAAAAGTGGTGCACATTCTACAAGGAGGTCTTTCACAGGATCTTTCTGACTTCAGAGAG ACAAAAGCTCAAATTACATTGCTGTTCCGTGAACACGCCGATCTGCTGGAGGAATTCTGGGAATTTTTTAAGCAGCTATACCCACAAGTGCAAGATGAGGATTGTGCAGACAATGTGGAAACCAGTGAGGGCTTGGAAGAAAGCCATGcatgtcaaccaatcagaacggTCTTACCAGATCAAACAGTGGAGCCTGTCAAAACAGCCAATACACACGAAAGAAAAAGAGACGAACAG ATGGcagaaacaaaaaagaagaagGCAGACAAAAACAGTGTGGCAGCAGAGTCAAAACAGGAGGCAGCTGAATCGTCTTCAGTGGACAGACAGCTGTCTTCATTTAATGCCACAGGAAGCTCAGTCTGTGCCAAGAATATCTCTCGCACACCAAATGGGAAAAAAGTAGTCCTCTGGACCAG GGAGGCAGACCGTGTAATACTGACCACCTGTCAGCAGAGAGGAGCCAAGCCGGACACGTTTCATGCCATTGCAGCCCAGCTTGGGAACAAAACAGCCAACGAG GTTTTGGAGCGCTTTCAAGACCTCATTAAGTTGTTCCACAAATCCAGCATTTCACATCCCACAAGCCCATCGGACCCAGAGATCCAGTCCAGCACGATAGAAGATGAACCAGACTGA